The following are encoded together in the Pyxidicoccus xibeiensis genome:
- a CDS encoding pre-peptidase C-terminal domain-containing protein, translating into MRNARRSLMLLPWLALSACHPESEQPSTGEAPAEATGQTSRLLRAELPVPGQYVVVLTPPAEGAPDDVPALAEALASKHGGQVLHVYQKALRGFSVRTTEAQALELARHPAVASIEEDAVVRDSLVQSSPSNWGLDRIDQRTLPLDSQYMYFGTGAGVHTYLISTGIRTTHTDLGGRATADFNNVPDGMGHTDCNGVGTHWATVIGGNTHGVAKGTRLHSVRVLDCGGGGTLSNILAGVDWVTLQHIKPAVALLNLNMTTVNTTLEAGVRNSIAQGVTYVGTAGIRSVDACTSSPARMPELITVGFSRNTDAVAPFSNFGGCLDLFSPGDGITGGWHTSDTATNTIGGGVGAAVAAGAAALWLEVFPTATPASVASMLTSQATTGALTPTPTAPTPDRLLYTGFIGSRLRGGTTVSGIANRPGDVRFFRLEVPAGTTRVTFTTSGGTGDVDLYVRAGALPTLSVYDCAPYLTGNAETCTLNSPAAGPLYVMLHGYASFSGVSLSTTVTP; encoded by the coding sequence ATGCGCAACGCTCGACGTTCCCTGATGCTGCTACCGTGGTTGGCGCTGTCCGCCTGTCATCCCGAGTCTGAGCAGCCCTCCACGGGAGAGGCGCCCGCCGAGGCAACAGGCCAGACGTCCCGGCTGTTGCGAGCGGAGCTTCCCGTCCCTGGCCAGTACGTGGTGGTGCTCACGCCCCCGGCCGAGGGCGCGCCAGATGACGTGCCCGCGCTGGCGGAGGCGCTGGCGTCGAAGCACGGTGGGCAGGTGCTCCACGTGTACCAGAAGGCCCTGCGGGGCTTCTCGGTGCGCACGACGGAGGCCCAGGCGCTCGAGCTGGCCCGGCATCCGGCGGTGGCCTCCATCGAGGAGGATGCGGTGGTGCGCGACTCCCTCGTGCAGTCCTCGCCGAGCAACTGGGGGCTGGACCGCATCGACCAGCGCACGCTGCCGCTCGACAGCCAGTACATGTACTTCGGTACAGGGGCGGGCGTTCACACCTACCTCATCAGCACTGGCATCCGCACCACCCACACCGACCTGGGCGGCCGGGCCACGGCGGACTTCAACAACGTCCCGGACGGCATGGGCCACACCGACTGCAACGGCGTGGGCACCCACTGGGCCACCGTCATCGGAGGCAACACCCACGGCGTCGCCAAGGGCACGCGGCTGCACTCGGTGCGCGTGCTGGACTGCGGTGGCGGCGGCACCCTCTCCAACATCCTCGCTGGCGTGGACTGGGTCACCCTCCAGCACATCAAGCCGGCGGTGGCCCTGCTCAACCTCAACATGACGACGGTCAACACCACGCTGGAGGCGGGGGTCCGCAACTCCATCGCCCAGGGCGTCACCTACGTGGGCACCGCCGGCATCCGGTCCGTGGACGCGTGCACCTCGTCGCCCGCGCGCATGCCCGAGCTCATCACCGTGGGGTTCTCCAGGAACACCGACGCGGTGGCGCCCTTCTCCAACTTCGGCGGCTGCCTGGACCTCTTCTCACCGGGAGACGGCATCACGGGGGGCTGGCACACCAGCGACACCGCCACCAACACCATCGGCGGCGGAGTGGGCGCGGCGGTCGCCGCCGGAGCCGCGGCGCTCTGGCTGGAGGTGTTCCCCACGGCCACGCCCGCCTCGGTGGCGTCGATGCTCACGAGTCAGGCCACCACCGGCGCGCTCACCCCCACGCCCACGGCGCCGACGCCGGACCGCCTGCTGTACACGGGCTTCATCGGCTCGCGGCTGAGGGGCGGCACCACCGTCAGCGGCATCGCCAACCGGCCAGGCGACGTGCGCTTCTTCCGGCTCGAGGTGCCGGCGGGCACCACGCGGGTCACCTTCACCACCAGTGGGGGCACCGGCGACGTGGACCTCTACGTCCGGGCCGGCGCGCTGCCCACGCTCAGCGTGTATGACTGCGCGCCCTACCTGACCGGCAACGCGGAGACCTGCACCCTCAACTCGCCTGCCGCGGGCCCCCTGTACGTCATGCTGCACGGCTACGCGAGCTTCTCGGGCGTGTCGCTGTCGACGACGGTCACGCCGTAG